From Antedon mediterranea chromosome 9, ecAntMedi1.1, whole genome shotgun sequence, a single genomic window includes:
- the LOC140059264 gene encoding galactose-3-O-sulfotransferase 3-like has product MVFSVSSGNKMRKQPLDSYHLLTNHARYNRKEMDAVIHPAMYVTIIRKPVANFESTFGYFDAEKLLKVPQNINSLEIFFLNPNKFVARTFFGWQRARNGQLFDLGLSHEDYDDQVKVQNKIKHLDSEFDLVLITEYFDESLILLKKLMCWSFEDILYVSKGIRSASHRYALNDELQAKIREWNHADVMLYNHFNKTFWRKIKEYGDSFQKDLSEFRNKQRTVLSHCVDDRNVDDSDRRENKFILKSDAIVRVFCKALLRGYVEYTRFIRNTMVNRDMGSL; this is encoded by the coding sequence ATGGTATTTTCAGTTTCATCAGGAAATAAAATGCGTAAGCAACCATTAGATAGTTACCATCTCCTTACCAACCATGCAAGGTACAACCGTAAGGAAATGGATGCGGTCATACATCCTGCAATGTATGTCACAATCATTCGTAAACCAGTAGCAAACTTTGAATCGACTTTTGGATATTTTGATGCAGAAAAGCTGTTAAAAGTACCGCAAAATATAAATTctttagaaatattttttttaaatccaaatAAGTTTGTAGCGCGAACATTCTTTGGTTGGCAAAGAGCTAGAAACGGCCAGTTGTTTGACCTTGGGTTAAGTCACGAAGACTATGACGATCAGGTCAAAGTTCAGAACAAAATCAAACATCTAGACTCGGAATTTGATTTAGTTCTTATCACAGAATACTTTGATGAATCTTTGATATTATTGAAGAAGTTGATGTGTTGGAGTTTCGAAGATATTCTCTACGTTTCTAAAGGAATACGAAGTGCTAGTCATCGATACGCCCTCAACGATGAACTTCAAGCAAAAATACGCGAATGGAACCATGCTGACGTCATGTTGTATAACCACTTTAATAAGACGTTTTGGAGAAAAATTAAAGAATATGGAGACAGTTTTCAAAAAGATCTTTCTGAATTCAGGAACAAACAGCGAACAGTGTTGAGTCATTGTGTTGATGACCGGAATGTCGATGATTCGGATAGACGAGAGAACAAGTTCATTCTGAAATCAGACGCAATTGTTCGCGTTTTTTGTAAAGCACTGCTAAGAGGTTATGTTGAATACACTCGATTTATTCGAAATACCATGGTTAATAGAGATATGGGTAGCTTGTAA
- the LOC140058240 gene encoding G-protein coupled receptor GRL101-like, with the protein MRWIVSSPNNVTIMKMRYLYDNDITTIEQGAFSSFASSLLQLWIQNNGLKNYKDSTFESLINLNQLYSDFPRICCLVGDIEICEPTDVFASCKDLLKREVLRVLMFLIGISSVIGNVIVIISRCYEKDDNTGNINSSAKKVQTTLITNLAVSDLLMAIYLITIASADVYYRGRYWVVAKDWKDSFLCSFSGAVSTLSGECSVFTLMVMSVDRAVNIVNPFSTRRLNRKYCRILIGIAWLVFFVLSFLPVVHKLNLIDIPYFGDNYYGKQSVCLALPLTRSRWPGWEYAVAIFVVFNGIGFIVIAVSYATIFFSVQRSGATVCRRRKRKEQLKMARKLGIIVFTDFCCWFPIILMSFCSEMGWWDIPEEIYVWAATFIIPINSSVNPYLFTIVYMCKCKHK; encoded by the exons ATGAGATGGATAGTCAGCAGtccaaataatgttacaataatgAAGATGag ATATTTATATGATAACGATATAACTACCATAGAGCAAGGTGCATTTTCTTCGTTTGCTTCGTCACTGTTACAACT gtggATACAAAACAACggattaaaaaattacaaagaTAGTACTTTTGAAAGCTTGATCAACTTAAACCAATT GTACTCGGATTTTCCTCGCATATGCTGCCTTGTTGGTGACATTGAAATCTGCGAGCCGACCGATGTCTTTGCGTCTTGCAAAGACTTACTAAAAAGAGAAGTCTTACGAGTGTTGATGTTCCTTATTGGGATATCATCCGTCATTGGAAatgtaatagtaataatttcaAGATGTTATGAAAAGGATGACAACACCGGTAATATCAACAGCAGTGCGAAAAAGGTTCAAACCACACTGATCACCAACCTTGCCGTGTCCGACCTGTTAATGgctatttatttaataacaattgCAAGTGCGGATGTTTATTACAGAGGACGATACTGGGTAGTTGCAAAGGATTGGAAGGACAGCTTCCTGTGTAGCTTTTCCGGGGCTGTTTCTACTCTTTCGGGTGAATGTTCGGTGTTTACTTTAATGGTTATGAGCGTTGATCGCGCTGTTAACATCGTAAACCCATTTAGCACCAGACGTCTCAACCGCAAATACTGCAGAATTCTCATCGGAATCGCTTGGCTGGTTTTCTTTGTGCTTAGTTTTCTACCAGTTGTGCACAAACTAAACCTCATCGACATACCGTATTTCGGTGACAATTATTATGGAAAGCAAAGCGTATGTCTTGCACTTCCGCTAACCAGAAGCCGATGGCCAGGATGGGAGTACGCCGTTGccatatttgttgtgtttaatGGAATAGGTTTTATCGTCATCGCTGTGAGTTATGCCACCATTTTCTTCTCAGTTCAGAGGTCAGGAGCCACCGTCTGTAGAAGACGAAAACGAAAGGAGCAATTGAAAATGGCGCGAAAATTAGGAATCATTGTCTTTACCGATTTCTGTTGCTGGTTCCCGATAATCCTAATGAGTTTCTGTTCAGAAATGGGGTGGTGGGATATTCCTGAGGAAATTTACGTGTGGGCAGCGACGTTTATTATACCGATAAACTCGTCGGTCAACCCTTATCTTTTCACAATTGTCTATATGTGCAAATGTAAACATAAGTAA